The nucleotide window TGTCCTGGAGTGTGTTCGGTATTTGTCATGACTTAATTATTGTGGGGAAAATAACAGAGTATTTGCTTACATGCCACCTAATGAGTTCACTTTTTATACAGTAGTTTTATTTATAGTCATAGTTGCTGaaaatgttatgaagaaataaatcTGTCTTTATCTCTGTTTGATATTTCAGAAAGACTGACAAAAGCTACATTAAGTGGAAAAACCTTAGTTTCCCATGTAAATCCTAGATTTTATTCTTCACAATACTTGATCTACGTGTAAACTTTGCTTATTTACCTAAaggaaagtcatttaaaaataacatttagcattttctttaatattttgcaattattagcaaaaaactgttttaagaatatttcaaaaacataaacagttgattgcCACTCTACTACATCCTTTTATATTACAGTAGCTTGACTATAAGGTGAAATTGTATCCAAAGAGTTTCTTACTGCAAATGCTGAGAAAACCACACTGTAACACCATTTTTACAAGTAAAGACTCATACCAGAACGTCTAGTTTGGGAGTATTTATAGCTGTTACCGTCTTTAAAAACAGTGTATGGTATGCATATTTTTCTATTCCCAAGGCCCATTAGTTGGCATTCTACATTATCTGTATTCTTTAAGTAAATAGAATACTTACCTTTTCGggataaaagaaacataaaaacttTCCTTAATTTTATAGCAGATAATCCAAGAACAAGTTTAGCCCAAGGTGAAGTAAGATAATACATTATATTTGCAAGTTCCTTTTATGTGCTTCTTGTTGAGAActgatttttgaacattttcaacTGTCTTTAAATGGAGAGTTATATGCTGTCATTCTGTTACCCTTTACTGCCCTTCTACCATTTTAAATTTGATCTAAGTATTACAGAAAGCTAGCAGTGTTTTTGACATCTAGAAAAACATTAGTTTTGCAGTACATACACGTACATATAtgagacgtgtgtgtgtgtatacatatgcaatatgtgtgtgtgtatgtgtgtgtgtgtatatatatggtaagTGCTATGAGTAAAAACTAAGGATAAAGGAATAGAGTCAGAAAAGGGCCCTCTGAAGAATAACATTCACACTGAAATGTGAACATTTAGTCGTTTACCATTAAGTCACATTGTTTAATCTGTCTTAATATTCATAGAAACGGTAAtgtaggataatggcctccagattcATCCGtttattctaagcaaactaatgtaggaacagaaaaccaaatgccacatgttctcactcataagtgggagctaagcaatgagaacacatggacacaaagaaggaatcaacagacactggggcctacttgagggtgaagattggaggagggagaggataaaaAAACTGCCTCTTGGGTGTTATACTTATTACtttggtgacaaaataatctgcacaccacAGAACCCCATATatgcagtttacctatataacaaacatgtTCGTGTACTCCTGAAcctgaaagttaaaaaagaaatgatagtgTAAAGATCTTAATAAtctcaaacatttttattaaactgataaaatattttaaccaaaCTCTTGAGTGTTCAAATTTTAGATAATCAGTAATTTAGCACTGCCCTATtacagtaaatattaaaaattaacctTAAAGCTAATGTAAGTAGTAGTAAGTAGTAGTTTTTACATCACAAAAGGTGTTTTTAGCTTAGCGTATGTGCTTTTGTTCTCAGCTAACGAAAAATGTTGATATGCACAGTTCTACTTAAAGATGATTAGAAGTGTCAAGGAACCTATTTCATCTGggaatattttttctgtaataatGATCTAGGCTGTGGTAATGAAATTCTTTATTATCTGTGTTTACAAACCACTGTAACTTAATTAAAGCTTTACAATTATACCAGAGATTAAAAATAGGAACAATTTGAAgatgtgattttatttgaaaattttgtagTAAGGTTTAGCTTTATAagtatttttctcttgcttttaggAATTAGAAATAACTTTCTTATTCCtgacagaatataaaataagcatagttaaaattgttttatagacAAGGATTTTCTTCACTCTTTGATGATGAAATAAGTGCCATGCATATTATTCTGAGTCAGAAGCACATAGAATGTGCTCTGATATATTGTTCAAATGCACTATATGAAGAAAAGATTAAGGTTTatgtgattctattttttttcttttggactcTCTTAAAACCATGAAGATCTACTTGATGCTCCATATCAGCATTGTCCAGTAGAAATGTAATGGGCACCccatatgtaatttttaagatttttgtaggcatattttttgaaaactttttaaaaggctgagttaattttggtgatattttttacttaaccaaacatctaaaatatttttcaacattattttatttatttatttattgcgacagagtcactctgtcacccaggctggagtgcaatgacacaatcctagctcactgcaacctctgccccctgggatcaagtgattctcatgccgcagcccaagtagctaggattataggtgcgcaccaccattcctggctaatttttgtatttttagtagagatggagttttgccatgttgaccaggctgatcttgaactcctggcctcaagtgatccgctcacctcggcctctcagagtgctgggattacaggcatgagccattgcgcttGGCCCTCACATGTTATTAATATAATAGTTATTAACCTTTTTTTGGTGAGGGATAATAAATGTTATTGTCTGAAGCcactaaggtttttttttttaatttttaaaaaagttgtaaaatacacataacaaaatttactatttttaccATTTTGAAGTGCAGTTCAGcagtatttatttcatatttttctgcatctttcaCCATTTTCCATCTCCAGAATTCATTTCATCTTGCAAGATGTAAACTCTGTACCCATGAAAGCATAACTTCCCATTCCtgtccttcccccagcccctggcaaccaaaGTCCACTGTGTATTTTACAGTTGGAGCACAACTCAGTTTGGACTACATACTTTCAAGTGTGTCTACATACATAATAAGTGCTTATTAGCCTGCTGTTGGCTACAGTTTTGGACAGCTCAGTTCTGTGCTGTAATAGATACTGAATCCATTTATAGTTGGTCTATGTTACAGAATGTTACTATGTTATATGAATTAATTCTGTAGTaacatttctgtaatattttattatttggtcCTTATTTGTCATCCAGAACAATAGGCAGGTCCAGTGGTCAGCAAAATGGTCATTCAAAAGTGGTGTGGCAAGATTCTGAAGTGGTGATGTCTGTATAGTTGGATACGCATTAGTGACTAGATGCCTGTGTTTGAGAAAGTTGGATTCGGAAATGTTGGTAGTTATGAGCTACCATCTCTTAGGACTTGTTGTTGGGGCATGTAGATTTCTTGGAGTGTGCGTTGGAAATCCCCAAGACCAACCCATCATGCTTGATTTGCTCGAAGGACTCGTAGAAAAGCTGTTAAACTCATGGTTATGAGAAGCTGTTAAACTCATGGTTATGATTTGTTATGGCTAAAAGATACCaatgaaaatcaacaaaaagaaaaggtatataGCTTGAAGTCCAAGAGGATCCAGATGTGAGCTTTCATTTGTCTTCTTCCACTGGAGTTGCATGGGCTATGACAACATGCAAAGAGCTTTAACCAGAGAAGCTCACCTGAGTCTTGTTGTGCAAGAAAATTACTGTGGATCTGTTAGGCATGGAATGCTCATATGACTGACTTTAGTTACTCAATCTCCAGCCTCTCCTGCAGGTCCTTCCTCACCTGAGAAATCAGACTGATACAGTATGTGCAAAAGCCCCAGGCATACAAAACAAGCATTAAACATAATTCATATTGTTTATATAGATTATCTGATGTGATCCAAGGTCTCTTTTATACAGAGACACTCTTACCAGGCAGGATATTCCAAGGGCTCGGAGGTTATCTCCCAGGAGCCTCTCACAGACTAGTGCTTTTTTCAGAATGTACAGAGTTAGAGTACCCCAAGCCTCCCTAGTTACTTCTTTACTGCACAGGGTGATTTGGGAGCCTAACAAAGGAAGATGTCGCTAGTGTAAAGTCTTACAGAAACAAAGCGTAGATGAGAGTGGCAACAGCTCAGTACAACTTAAATATCTAATATGTTTAAACAAATGGCCTGAGTTACTGACTCTGGGTAGAGCTATAAAGGTTGATTATCACAAGTAAAGAATAGCATTTAGGATAACCATACAGTTAACAGGTTTCTTAATTGGAATCAACTTCATGGTTTACTTTCTCCTTTAAATTCACCTTGCTTGGAAAGTGCATGTATTATCTAATCCACATCAAAACCTCCATTTCTGCCTATGATGGAGTAACTTGTAACAGACTAAAACTGCTGAAAACTAGAAATGCTGGGGGAAAAATCATTTTGAAGGCATTGTAAAGGTTCTCCGTGAATCAACACTTGAAGAGTCAAGATTCAGGAGAGAAGTGAGGCAGACACACTCTGTGCTGGTTTTCCTCTTGATCCATTTTCCAACTCTTAAACTGTTGGGGGTAAGAAGATAAAAGCTGAGCAAGGCGTAAGAGATGAGCAAAAAACGACTGAAGAAGTTGAATGGAGCTTTCAgtagtttgttgttgttctggCCCTAGGTTTACAGTTAGAATCTGTTGAAGAGCCACACCATAGAGTGAGGACAAATCAGAGGCCTACCAATCTTTATAGTGTCTGAAACCCAGTGTCAAGTCAGCTCAGTCCCAATTGGATTGTGTCAGTCTGCTCCTACAGagactgttaaaaaaataaaaattaaatcctcTCTGGAGGAAGGTGACGTCATCTGGAGGCTCTACAGTTTTTCTATACACATTTGCGAATGATAACTCAATGTcttacatacaataaaaaattactaagcATACAGGAAGATCAAGAGAAGAAAATTGACAAGAGAAACCGATTCACAGATTGTGCAGACTTTGGAGTTAAAAACAGGGGCTGTAAAATACTGTATTTGGTTCATGAAAATAGATGCCGAGGTGGAGAATTTCACTAGAGAACTAGCATCTGtagaaaagaatcaaatggaaattctagagctgaaaaatacagtaactaAAACTTGGAGCACAACAGATGGGTTTAACTGTAGATTAGACACAGATGAAAAGAGGATTTGTGAACTGGAGGATACattaatagaaaacatttagGAGCATAAACTTGACTTTAAACTGAGCTAAGGAATAGGAACTTTTCAATATTTCACCAAAGTATATCTCACCAAAGTATGTCTCGTATTTTAGAGCATATGAGTGAAAAGAGTACTTATTGAAGTGCAGTCGCAACTCTTGCTATTTTAATGTGTGTTTagtattttttggtatttttattatagtggattttaaaaatttattaacattatttaagagacagcatctcattctatcactcaggctggagtgcagtggcacattcgtagctcactgcagcctcaaattcttgggctcaaagtgatcctcccaccccagtctcctgagtagctgagcatataggcagatgccaccatgcctggctaatttttttgtttttttcagtagagacaagttctccctgtttcccaggctggtcttaacctcCTGAccccaagagatcctcctgccttggcctcccaaaatgtcagggttacaagcatgagccactatgccaagctggtttctattttaaaatataagtatataatatgaaagtggtaaaatataaaattacttaaaagtTTATTTGTGATACCTCCCCCCAGCTTTTGagcaaacaaaaattattctatAGCTAATATGCATAGATTACCTGTTCAGTAAACTCAGTTACTTAGAATAAACTCTTATactgaaaaaataagcaaaacatgtACAGATATAAAATAGATATCCGGAGCTGGATGGTAAATCCCCAGTACTTTAACATAGAGGTGTTATGTGGCCCTTATTCTTGGTTGATTGGGATAATGGTTATAGCGTGCATGGCAATCTGGTAAGCCAGCTCATCACAGAAATACCAAGTTAGAAAGGAAATTGTGGGTCAAGAATTTGAGTTTGGCATGAGTACCTTGTTTCATCATATCCAAGACTCTACTGTGAATTATACCATTAATTTATGTACCCGTAAGAAAAAATACTGCCAGTTACATTTTGATACCATATTAATTGTGAGATACATTCTGATTTCAAAGATGTTAAAGTGTGGAGGAAAAAGTAAGTGGTAATTCTGGTTTTAAATCTCAGTtctgtcatttatttgtttgacATGAGTCAAGGAACTTCTTTGAGCATGTTTCCTCATGTATGAAAATGGGATAGTGTACTTTGCTTTTCAGAATGAGGAAGACTTAGAGATAGGAAAGTATCTACTGTGTGTCGGGCATTCAGTACCAGCTAATTTGGCTTTCGTTTCTTCCTTCTAAAGCTTGGTTCTCTTAGTATGAAAGAGACACTTGAAAGCctaacaaggaaaaacaaaaccaaactctAATGTACTGGCTGTGTAAGAGcgtaaaaaggaaaatttcttgtTGGAGCTGTTTAATTGTCAAACATTGTTCTTTGTCTTCCTCCATTACCTTACCCTCCCCCCAGTTACATCTGAAGATACCACTGGCTGGTTCCAATATGATGATTGATATTTATGTGATGGAACCTAAGCATCAaaataatgttgatattttactaaaatggcttttaaaatacacattttaagaaaatttccaATCCTTCTAAACTTATTTGTGATGCTTAAAGTCCCACTCTTTAGTTTATAGAATTCCTGCTCTTCTGATGATGCCAAATAAATACAGCATTATTCAGAGTAGgtggatcttttttaaaaaggggttGGATTTGGTGATGTTTGGCAGAAGTGAGAATTCCTCAttatattcctattttaaaaatttccagtaAACCCAGGTGGTATTTTTCTTTAGTGGTAAAATATTTATAGCTTTAgttttgtgtttattcttttctttcaggatttttcaaGCCACATTCAATTGATAGGATGAAAAAATTTAAGAGAAGGCTATCCCTCACTCTTCGAGGAAGCCAGACTATTGATGAATCATTGTCTGAATTGGCTGAACAAATGACTATTGAAGAAAACAGCAGCAAGGATAATGGTAAATATTTGGCATAGGGGGAGATGcttcttccttttactttatgaatagaatgtaaatatactttttagaTAAGTTCATAATagcttccttttgtttatttctgtctcatTCCATGGTTTCTTAGGAAATTGAAGACTGTACAACTTTTGTTTGCTTACTAACTGAAATATTTCCTTCTCACTCCAACATTACGATACCTGGTCTCAAACCCTGATGAATTGTTCTATTCCACATATCCTTCCATTTTTCACTAGTTCTTAAATAAGGgtgcattttataatattatcttGATTGTTaaataactattaatattttcGTTATTATAACTACAGTTAATACAGCTTAAAAGTGCATAGGAAGTGTGTGAAATTTCTGTTTGTGGCTTCATCATAGTTTCATAATGTTTCATGCATTCGACAGTGCTTTTTACAACATAAAGTAGTAGTATCCAGATGTTAAAATAAGAACttgttaaatgtattaaatacagAATCCTGTTGAAATTTCTAGAGGAAGGCTACATACTCAAATCTGAAATAGCCCTAGGGATGTCATAATAATAACTGGGAAGGAACTTACGTGACTGGCTTTCAGTGTGTCATGATGTGCAGAGTATCTGGCAAATCTTCCTTACCTGTGCCTGAAATTCTCCTGTTAGAGATTTGTGGCAGTGGTTAGAAAGCATGAATACGCTTACCCCTTCCACTAGAATGCAAATATTTACGTTTTGACAGATGAAAAGGTATAGTGGAGTGGGCTCTGGACTTTTAAAATCATGGGTTTGGATTTTGGATACACTAATACACTTAAACATTTCCTAGTTGATGACTCTGGGTAAGCCATTTATCCTACCcaggcttcagttttcttatttcctttcctcaGACGGGTCATTATTTGCTCAAGGTTACCCAGCTCCAGAACCAGTACTTTAGAACCCAGATTTCTTCACTTCCAAGTCTACAGCATTGCTACTGTTCTGCAAGGAgcctttcattcatttgttaagGTTTTCCTTGATAacacctaccttttttttttgagacagtctcgctctgtgcccaggctggagtgcagtggcacaacgtcagctcactgcaacctctgcctcctgggttccaagtgattctcctgcctcagcctcctgagtagttgggattacaggcatgggccaccatgcccagctaagttttttgtatttttagtagggatggagtttcaccatgttgaccaggctagtcttgaactcctgacctcaagtgatctgcctgcctcggcctcccaaagtgctgggattacaggtgtgagccaccgcgcctggtgtcgttttgtttttgtcatggtagggaggagaggaaatttaatataataatttggaTATTATTTTAAATCCAAATTACATTTGGGTCAAATCTCAAAGATTACTTTATGATTTTACTGTTGTTCCTCTTGCCAGAGGACCTCTTCTAGATACACAGAGCAAaatccttaattttcttttagaccCCCTCATTGAATTTTTGGTGGGAAGCCCAGTGTGCTTACTTTTATGATAGAAGGGTCTTGCCAATGTGTTTGCCAATGATCAGGAATAAAATAAGCACAGTACATATCATAGTGGATGGTTTCTGTGACATATTTTTAGTATTTGACTACAAGACAAATCTCTTTTCCTAAAGAGGTATGAGTCAAAGAAAATGAACGTATGTTTTAGCTAATATTTTAGACCAGTTGCatattttctggaatattttgGTATTAACTCTCATAAAACatgctttgtttttaacaaatggtgaaagattaaaaatatttgttttttcaatttgtaTGTGTTTATTAAAACTTCTTTTATTACGGTAGTAACTTTTAATAGGTGGTAAAGAAGGGCAAATAGGTTATCTGTTGAGTTTCTTCTTGACCTGACTTACTTGAAGTAATACTTGAGTATGTCGTAAGAGACATTGATTCCTCTTGGGTTACAAAGATTGCTGGTAGCATCGGCTACCATAATCTACTAttgcttgttttctctctgtGATAGCACATGGATTTCACCAACAGCTTTCACAGAGATTCTACACCTTTTTGGTCACCTGTCAGTGCCTAATAGCTGATTCCAACACATTCTTTTCTTGTGGAACATATTTTAGAGTATAAAAGCTGTTAGGTCACATACACAGATGCAGTCCATGCCAGAATTCAGAGAATATAGCATAATGAATGTCaagtatatactttttaattgatCTTCTTACATACAATATAAGCAGTTTATGAAGCAACAGTGAGCTTTGTTTAATGCCAAATAGTAACGTAATGCTAGCTGAAGGAGTAGGAGGAATATACAGTCATACATTGCTTAACAACGGGGATGAATTCCGAGAGACGTGTTATTAGGccatttcatcattgtgcaaacatcagagTACACTTAACAAAACTAGGTAGTATAGcttactgcacacctaggctacatggtacAACCTGTTAAATaataggctacaaacctgtacagcatattatggtactgaatactgtagatagttgtaacacaatggtaagtgtttgtgtatctaagtatatctaaacatagaaaaggaaatgCATTGTGCTACTATGTTACAGCAGGTACAGCATCACTAGGCTATAGGAGTTTTTCAGGTCCATTATAATATTATgagaccactgttgtatatgatgtctatcattgactgaaacatcacATGGCACATAACAGTAGTTTATAATTTCCCTAAACTGCTTTTGGACCAATTTTTGATCACTTGTCTCTTGATTAGTCACAGGCATGATCACAGTCCTGTTACTCTTGCATATCTAGGCACATGACTCTCATGCATACTCTAGATCCAGAACACATTAATTGGGGGGTAATACTATAAACATCTTGGAAAAATTATGTGTATGATGCATTTGGTTATACTTATACCCATAATCTCACTCATGCATGTTCTACCTCTATCCAAACAGAATGTGAGATATTATCTCTCTCATTTTGATAACTGAGTCATACTATGAAGGTTTTAACTCAGTTATAAATCTGTAATATAATTCACATTACTTTGTCTGTTTATAGAAACTAGTATGTTTGCACATTGACAGGTTGGTTGAACCTAGGAATGAAGAATCCTGAATTTGTATtcagtatgttaaaaaaaaaaagttgaaagtttGCAAATTTGGTTGATTTAAGGATACTGGCCTTAACTCATTACACCTTTCcctaaatatgaataaaatttttgcacaaaaatttacaaactgaaatgtacaaaataattttttctgtagtgcctggaagaaaaagaattttgagcCTATCAGGTTTCTTTTTACTAAGTGAGAAGTGTTgaatgttcaatttttaaaaacctgtcaaggccaagcatggtggcttatgcctgtaatcccagcactttggggaggccgaagtgggcagatcactggaggcaaggacttctagaccagcctggccaacatggtgaaacctgtctctactaaaaatacaaaaattagctgaatgtggtggcgcatgcctgtagtcccccagctgctcaggaggcaggagaattgcttgaactcaggaggcagaggttgcagtgagccgagatggcgcccctgcattccagtctgggtaacagagctagactccatctcaaaaacaaaacaaaacaaaaaaaatcctgtcaaaaattaatttacctcagttcttcaaaaagttaaacgtaGACTTACTATATGACCCAATAATTCTGTTCCTAGGAATATACCCCAAATAATTGAAACAGGTAATCAAAgtcttgtacacaaatatttacatttgtagcagcactattcacaacaactaacatggaaacaacccagatgcccatcagcagatgaatggataaacagaatgtggtcTGTCcgtagaatggaatattattgaatacataaatgaaGCGCTATGTGCGATAGCatagatgaactttgaaaactgaAAGGAGCCAGACCCAAAATACtcttatgattccatttatatgaagtatctagaataggtaaatccatagagtcaaaaagcagattagtggttccCAGAGGCTGATAGGGAGAAAAGACTGAGGAGTGACTGGTTAATGTGTATGGAATCTCCTCTGGtgatatgaaaatgttttggaaaacagAGAGGTTATGGTTGTACCACATTCTAAGTATAtgaaatgccactgaattgtatactttaaaatggttaatgttATAAGAATTTCatcttaattaaaaattcagttcatctgag belongs to Theropithecus gelada isolate Dixy unplaced genomic scaffold, Tgel_1.0 HiC_scaffold_15993, whole genome shotgun sequence and includes:
- the LOC112617302 gene encoding cyclin-dependent kinase 17-like, whose product is MMPNKYSIIQRFFKPHSIDRMKKFKRRLSLTLRGSQTIDESLSELAEQMTIEENSSKDNEPIVKNGRPPTSHSMHSFLHQYTGSFKKPPLRRPHSVIGGSLGSFMAMPRNGSRL